One segment of Lytechinus variegatus isolate NC3 chromosome 13, Lvar_3.0, whole genome shotgun sequence DNA contains the following:
- the LOC121426478 gene encoding corepressor interacting with RBPJ 1-like, translating to MGKSFANFMCKKFFHPASYANIKRVWMAEQRTDAEKKKQEALRSEYEREQDTYNNRQLMGDVRVKHGLNFMYEPPKGMKQEEKEDGDQEYKFEWQRGAPREGYAKDMEVTDQPFGIAVRNVKCIRCHKWGHVNTDRECPKFDQTKDDEIAGPSTDKSDLMEDMRRDGLALKQNVLGRKVNEDAKNQKFVGSSDDEDDDVEPEEAFLKSLSMKDKVKLLKKLEKMEKKQKRLNSKSSKKKKKDMKKIKKRKASHSSDDSDSHSDERGKKDRRREKERQHGGKSRKGHYAESSSDDEHYERDRKEKERKHSGRSRRGHHSETSSDDEVDDRDRRNKQRKHSRKSEKGHHSKTSTDDDSSLDERGKRDTRRRKEQGHNGKSRRGRYADSDSESDSGEERRKKSISKHHGERRTIKRELESDGESRKRDRKDDRREERKMKREPRSDSEERRHKKSNGREESDGHRQKKIKVERSDSPSRDRYERNGNDKRMKEDDQMDRRQKSERSVGQNDDRHRGRASRDYEDDVNTYKESRRDRDRDGGKRDRESRREHRDEDRGHHRHGDRGGR from the exons ATGGGGAAATCATTTGCCAATTTTATGTGCAAGAAGTTCTTTCACCCAGCATCCTATGCAAATATTAAACGG GTATGGATGGCAGAACAGAGGACTGATGCAGAAAAGAAAAAGCAAGAAGCCTTGAGATCTGAATATGAAAGAGAACAAGACACTTATAACAATAG GCAGCTAATGGGTGACGTACGGGTGAAGCATGGCCTGAATTTCATGTACGAACCGCCCAAGGGCATGAAGCAGGAAGAGAAGGAGGATGGGGATCAGGAGTACAAGTTTGAATGGCAGCGTGGGGCTCCTAGAGAAGGCTACGCCAAGGACATGGAAGTCACCGACCAACCCTTTGGTATCGCTGTCCGCAACGTCAAGTGTATCAGATGCCACAAGTGGGGCCATGTCAACACTGATAGAGAG TGCCCAAAGTTTGACCAGACCAAGGACGATGAGATTGCTGGACCCAGCACCGACAAATCTGATCTGATGGAGGATATGAGAAGGGATGGGCTGGCTCTGAAACAGAACGTCCTTGGAAGGAAAGTCAATGAGGATGCTAAAAATCAG AAATTTGTTGGCAGCAgtgacgatgaggatgatgatgtggAACCAGAAGAAGCTTTCCTCAAATCACTCTCCATGAAAGACAAAGTGAAACTACTTAA GAAGTTGGAGAAGATGGAGAAGAAGCAGAAGCGTCTAAATTCAAAGAGCtctaagaagaagaagaaggacatgaagaagataaagaaaagaaaggcaTCGCACTCATCGGATGATAGTGATAGCCACTCAGATGAACGAGGGAAGAAGGATAGAAGGAGGGAGAAGGAAAGACAGCATGGTGGAAAATCCAGGAAAGGACATTATGCTGAATCGTCTTCGGATGATGAACATTatgagagagatagaaaggAGAAAGAACGTAAGCATAGTGGAAGATCCAGGAGAGGACATCACTCTGAAACATCATCagatgatgaagttgatgacAGAGACAGAAGGAACAAACAACGTAAGCATAGtagaaaatcagaaaaaggacACCATTCTAAAACCTCTACAGATGATGATAGTAGTCTTGATGAACGTGGGAAGAGAGATACGAGAAGGAGAAAGGAACAAGGACACAATGGAAAATCGAGGAGAGGGCGGTATGCCGACTCTGATTCAGAGAGTGATTCAGGAgaagagaggagaaagaaaTCAATCTCAAAGCATCATGGTGAAAGACGGACAATCAAACGGGAGCTGGAGAGCGATGGAGAGAGTAGGAAAAGAGATAGGAAAGATGATCGGAGAGAGGAAAGGAAGATGAAGAGAGAACCGAGAAGCGATAGTGAGGAGAGAAGACATAAGAAAAGCAACGGGAGGGAGGAGAGTGAcggacacagacaaaagaaaatcaaagtCGAACGTTCTGATTCTCCAAGCCGTGATAGATATGAAAGGAATGGAAATGATAAGCGGATGAAGGAGGATGACCAGATGGATAGAAGACAAAAAAGCGAAAGATCAGTCGGTCAAAACGATGACAGACATAGAGGAAGAGCTTCCAGGGACTATGAAGATGATGTGAATACTTACAAAGAAAGCAGAAGGGATAGAGACAGGGATGGAGGAAAGAGGGATAGAGAAAGTAGAAGAGAGCACAGAGACGAGGATAGGGGTCATCATCGCCATGGTGACCGTGGTGGACGATGA